In the Arachis ipaensis cultivar K30076 chromosome B04, Araip1.1, whole genome shotgun sequence genome, NNNNNNNNNNNNNNNNNNNNNNNNNNNNNNNNNNNNNNNNNNNNNNNNNNNNNNNNNNNNNNNNNNNNNNNNNNNNNNNNNNNNNNNNNNNNNNNNNNNNNNNNNNNNNNNNNNNNNNNNNNNNNNNNNNNNNNNNNNNNNNNNNNNNNNNNNNNNNNNNNNNNNNNNNNNNNNNNNNNNNNNNNNNNNNNNNNNNNNNNNNNNNNNNNNNNNNNNNNNNNNNNNNNNNNNNNNNNNNNNNNNNNNNNNNNNNNNNNNNNNNNNNNNNNNNNNNNNNNNNNNNNNNNNNNNNNNNNNNNNNNNNNNNNNNNNNNNNNNNNNNNNNNNNNNNNNNNNNNNNNNNNNNNNNNNNNNNNNNNNNNNNNNNNNNNNNNNNNNNNNNNNNNNNNNNNNNNNNNNNNNNNNNNNNNNNNNNNNNNNNNNNNNNNNNNNNNNNNNNNNNNNNNNNNNNNNNNNNNNNNNNNNNNNNNNNNNNNNNNNNNNNNNNNNNNNNNNNNNNNNNNNNNNNNNNNNNNNNNNNNNNNNNNNNNNNNNNNNNNNNNNNNNNNNNNNNNNNNNNNNNNNNNNNNNNNNNNNNNNNNNNNNNNNNNNNNNNNNNNNNNNNNNNNNNNNNNNNNNNNNNNNNNNNNNNNNNNNNNNNNNNNNNNNNNNNNNNNNNNNNNNNNNNNNNNNNNNNNNNNNNNNNNNNNNNNNNNNNNNNNNNNNNNNNNNNNNNNNNNNNNNNNNNNNNNNNNNNNNNNNNNNNNNNNNNNNNNNNNNNNNNNNNNNNNNNNNNNNNNNNNNNNNNNNNNNNNNNNNNNNNNNNNNNNNNNNNNNNNNNNNNNNNNNNNNNNNNNNNNNNNNNNNNNNNNNNNNNNNNNNNNNNNNNNNNNNNNNNNNNNNNNNNNNNNNNNNNNNNNNNNNNNNNNNNNNNNNNNNNNNNNNNNNNNNNNNNNNNNNNNNNNNNNNNNNNNNNNNNNNNNNNNNNNNNNNNNNNNNNNNNNNNNNNNNNNNNNNNNNNNNNNNNNNNNNNNNNNNNNNNNNNNNNNNNNNNNNNNNNNNNNNNNNNNNNNNNNNNNNNNNNNNNNNNNNNNNNNNNNNNNNNNNNNNNNNNNNNNNNNNNNNNNNNNNNNNNNNNNNNNNNNNNNNNNNNNNNNNNNNNNNNNNNNNNNNNNNNNNNNNNNNNNNNNNNNNNNNNNNNNNNNNNNNNNNNNNNNNNNNNNNNNNNNNNNNNNNNNNNNNNNNNNNNNNNNNNNNNNNNNNNNNNNNNNNNNNNNNNNNNNNNNNNNNNNNNNNNNNNNNNNNNNNNNNNNNNNNNNNNNNNNNNNNNNNNNNNNNNNNNNNNNNNNNNNNNNNNNNNNNNNNNNNNNNNNNNNNNNNNNNNNNNNNNNNNNNNNNNNNNNNNNNNNNNNNNNNNNNNNNNNNNNNNNNNNNNNNNNNNNNNNNNNNNNNNNNNNNNNNNNNNNNNNNNNNNNNNNNNNNNNNNNNNNNNNNNNNNNNNNNNNNNNNNNNNNNNNNNNNNNNNNNNNNNNNNNNNNNNNNNNNNNNNNNNNNNNNNNNNNNNNNNNNNNNNNNNNNNNNNNNNNNNNNNNNNNNNNNNNNNNNNNNNNNNNNNNNNNNNNNNNNNNNNNNNNNNNNNNNNNNNNNNNNNNNNNNNNNNNNNNNNNNNNNNNNNNNNNNNNNNNNNNNNNNNNNNNNNNNNNNNNNNNNNNNNNNNNNNNNNNNNNNNNNNNNNNNNNNNNNNNNNNNNNNNNNNNNNNNNNNNNNNNNNNNNNNNNNNNNNNNNNNNNNNNNNNNNNNNNNNNNNNNNNNNNNNNNNNNNNNNNNNNNNNNNNNNNNNNNNNNNNNNNNNNNNNNNNNNNNNNNNNNNNNNNNNNNNNNNNNNNNNNNNNNNNNNNNNNNNNNNNNNNNNNNNNNNNNNNNNNNNNNNNNNNNNNNNNNNNNNNNNNNNNNNNNNNNNNNNNNNNNNNNNNNNNNNNNNNNNNNNNNNNNNNNNNNNNNNNNNNNNNNNNNNNNNNNNNNNNNNNNNNNNNNNNNNNNNNNNNNNNNNNNNNNNNNNNNNNNNNNNNNNNNNNNNNNNNNNNNNNNNNNNNNNNNNNNNNNNNNNNNNNNNNNNNNNNNNNNNNNNNNNNNNNNNNNNNNNNNNNNNNNNNNNNNNNNNNNNNNNNNNNNNNNNNNNNNNNNNNNNNNNNNNNNNNNNNNNNNNNNNNNNNNNNNNNNNNNNNNNNNNNNNNNNNNNNNNNNNNNNNNNNNNNNNNNNNNNNNNNNNNNNNNNNNNNNNNNNNNNNNNNNNNNNNNNNNNNNNNNNNNNNNNNNNNNNNNNNNNNNNNNNNNNNNNNNNNNNNNNNNNNNNNNNNNNNNNNNNNNNNNNNNNNNNNNNNNNNNNNNNNNNNNNNNNNNNNNNNNNNNNNNNNNNNNNNNNNNNNNNNNNNNNNNNNNNNNNNNNNNNNNNNNNNNNNNNNNNNNNNNNNNNNNNNNNNNNNNNNNNNNNNNNNNNNNNNNNNNNNNNNNNNNNNNNNNNNNNNNNNNNNNNNNNNNNNNNNNNNNNNNNNNNNNNNNNNNNNNNNNNNNNNNNNNNNNNNNNNNNNNNNNNNNNNNNNNNNNNNNNNNNNNNNNNNNNNNNNNNNNNNNNNNNNNNNNNNNNNNNNNNNNNNNNNNNNNNNNNNNNNNNNNNNNNNNNNNNNNNNNNNNNNNNNNNNNNNNNNNNNNNNNNNNNNNNNNNNNNNNNNNNNNNNNNNNNNNNNNNNNNNNNNNNNNNNNNNNNNNNNNNNNNNNNNNNNNNNNNNNNNNNNNNNNNNNNNNNNNNNNNNNNNNNNNNNNNNNNNNNNNNNNNNNNNNNNNNNNNNNNNNNNNNNNNNNNNNNNNNNNNNNNNNNNNNNNNNNNNNNNNNNNNNNNNNNNNNNNNNNNNNNNNNNNNNNNNNNNNNNNNNNNNNNNNNNNNNNNNNNNNNNNNNNNNNNNNNNNNNNNNNNNNNNNNNNNNNNNNNNNNNNNNNNNNNNNNNNNNNNNNNNNNNNNNNNNNNNNNNNNNNNNNNNNNNNNNNNNNNNNNNNNNNNNNNNNNNNNNNNNNNNNNNNNNNNNNNNNNNNNNNNNNNNNNNNNNNNNNNNNNNNNNNNNNNNNNNNNNNNNNNNNNNNNNNNNNNNNNNNNNNNNNNNNNNNNNNNNNNNNNNNNNNNNNNNNNNNNNNNNNNNNNNNNNNNNNNNNNNNNNNNNNNNNNNNNNNNNNNNNNNNNNNNNNNNNNNNNNNNNNNNNNNNNNNNNNNNNNNNNNNNNNNNNNNNNNNNNNNNNNNNNNNNNNNNNNNNNNNNNNNNNNNNNNNNNNNNNNNNNNNNNNNNNNNNNNNNNNNNNNNNNNNNNNNNNNNNNNNNNNNNNNNNNNNNNNNNNNNNNNNNNNNNNNNNNNNNNNNNNNNNNNNNNNNNNNNNNNNNNNNNNNNNNNNNNNNNNNNNNNNNNNNNNNNNNNNNNNNNNNNNNNNNNNNNNNNNNNNNNNNNNNNNNNNNNNNNNNNNNNNNNNNNNNNNNNNNNNNNNNNNNNNNNNNNNNNNNNNNNNNNNNNNNNNNNNNNNNNNNNNNNNNNNNNNNNNNNNNNNNNNNNNNNNNNNNNNNNNNNNNNNNNNNNNNNNNNNNNNNNNNNNNNNNNNNNNNNNNNNNNNNNNNNNNNNNNNNNNNNNNNNNNNNNNNNNNNNNNNNNNNNNNNNNNNNNNNNNNNNNNNNNNNNNNNNNNNNNNNNNNNNNNNNNNNNNNNNNNNNNNNNNNNNNNNNNNNNNNNNNNNNNNNNNNNNNNNNNNNNNNNNNNNNNNNNNNNNNNNNNNNNNNNNNNNNNNNNNNNNNNNNNNNNNNNNNNNNNNNNNNNNNNNNNNNNNNNNNNNNNNNNNNNNNNNNNNNNNNNNNNNNNNNNNNNNNNNNNNNNNNNNNNNNNNNNNNNNNNNNNNNNNNNNNNNNNNNNNNNNNNNNNNNNNNNNNNNNNNNNNNNNNNNNNNNNNNNNNNNNNNNNNNNNNNNNNNNNNNNNNNNNNNNNNNNNNNNNNNNNNNNNNNNNNNNNNNNNNNNNNNNNNNNNNNNNNNNNNNNNNNNNNNNNNNNNNNNNNNNNNNNNNNNNNNNNNNNNNNNNNNNNNNNNNNNNNNNNNNNNNNNNNNNNNNNNNNNNNNNNNNNNNNNNNNNNNNNNNNNNNNNNNNNNNNNNNNNNNNNNNNNNNNNNNNNNNNNNNNNNNNNNNNNNNNNNNNNNNNNNNNNNNNNNNNNNNNNNNNNNNNNNNNNNNNNNNNNNNNNNNNNNNNNNNNNNNNNNNNNNNNNNNNNNNNNNNNNNNNNNNNNNNNNNNNNNNNNNNNNNNNNNNNNNNNNNNNNNNNNNNNNNNNNNNNNNNNNNNNNNNNNNNNNNNNNNNNNNNNNNNNNNNNNNNNNNNNNNNNNNNNNNNNNNNNNNNNNNNNNNNNNNNNNNNNNNNNNNNNNNNNNNNNNNNNNNNNNNNNNNNNNNNNNNNNNNNATTTTTGAACTAAACAAGAAACATTTAAATCTTAATTGAAAACAGTGTATTCATGCCACATTTAGGATCAGAGTAATTATAGTTCTTCAGATCATCCTGGAAATTTCCAACCTATTTTTATCTTCCAACCAAACATACTCTAGTATTAAATTTTTAAGGTAATTTGCACGTTCACAACTACAGATTATGTCAGAGACAGATCAAAGCTTGAAATCAATACCTTTCTAAGTTTATCAATCTCCCAAACAGAAGCATAAGACTAAAGATAGGACTTCAAATCAATGGCTAGCCACAATTTTGTTCAATGGTTATCTAAAGATTTAGGACCTTACCACCTAAGAATGCAAAATCCTTAGACTTCAGTTGCCACTTCTCGTGTATAAACACATTCTTCCAAGCACAAAAAACGTCAAGAAACTAAATTTATAAAGCAGAAATTAATCCAACTATTAGTCCTTCTAAGCAGCTATGTTACATGCAATTAGAGCTACAAAGCTTTGATTTTCATAATTAggtaaaagagagaagaaaacttACCCCCATTCATGGCATTCTGCTCACTATCGGTCAAACCCAAGAACTCCAATTTTCTTGGCTCAAATACTCTTTGAAAGATACAAGTGCAATACAATACATCCTTAATTTTGAAGAATCCATGGATCATAGCCATCAACAAAATTTAGAATATAAATTTAGAATATAATTTGAGAAATAAACAGAAGTTGCAAACAATTAAGCAAAACTGAAACTGAACTACAAATTCACACAACTTAAGAATTTACAGCTTGAGAGACAGGAActgaaaaaaactaaaaaaactgaaaaaaaaaacaacacaaTACGAATAGAACACCCTTAAAACATTCAGCTTCTCCTTATTCCCAATCTCAGTCAATCAATTCTTCCTAAAAAATAAAGAGATTAAAATGGGAcacaaagatgaagaagaaaagttGAAATATCATCATATCTAGAATATCATTAACTATATTGATCAATTAACTGACTAtacaaaagataagaaaatataacAAATACCACAAGTAAAGAGCAATCACTGCTAATTCTTAAATACTTGATATTAGTTCTTCACTGAGTCAGTATCGAAAGATGGACGATGGCAAAAAAATGAGGGAGGTGCAGATGTTATTGAAATATTTTTGGTAATCCAATTTTACATTGAAAATCGGAGCCTCCAAGTTCGAATTGTTTTTCCCCAATTCTGAAACCAAGACAATGTGAAAAAATCGAacaaggaggtggaagaagaAGTTGTAAATACAGAAAAGAGGAATGAAAATCAATGTCTCTCACCGTAAACTTACACTTGAGGAACAATCAATTCCTTCTTAAACTACCGCAACCGAAGAAAATAAACAAGCGAGTTTTCGATtttttgcagaagaagaaaaggtaaggaaggagagaaaaagagatgAATTAGAGAAGATATAGCCAGCAGATAGAAATGAACATCAAAATTGGATTCACCGCTGCAAGGTTGCAATGAGGAGAATCAAACGCACCCAGATTCAGCTCTGATTAACTTTGTTTAGTTTCTCACCTAAATCTGGTTCCCCTGTCGCATGAGACGGAGAAAGCTTCCCGATTTCAGTTCCTAGGCTCTGCAGAAATGCGAATCTATGTCTAAAATCCAAATAATGGCGACATTTCAGAGCTTCTGTTTCCGACTATGGCTGTAAAATCCAGTCGGCCACGATCGTCCCTATAATGAGAAAGACACAGAAGACAAAGAAGAAGAGGGAACGGTAGATCATCCCTATAATGAGAAAGACAcataagagaaagaagaagaagagggaagGATAGAGAAGGAGCTGGTTGTTCTGGTTTCTTTTCTGATAGAATGAAAATGGTGAGAAtgaaggtgagagagagagaggatggagTAGAAGAGGGAGACGGAAAGGTGGAGGAAGAGTAAATGGTTAGTTTTGTCTTTCTCAAAATAAAAAGGGAGACATaatttatgaatttaaaaaaattgagagaatatTCAATTTAGGAATGGAATATTCCGTTAAATCAAACGGTTTTGTTACGatagggatctaattgaaaaaaaaaattttgtgcagggacccaattaaaaggaaaaaaagtatagggacctaattgaaaattttgcgaaactataggaaccaacagagtaattaaaccttttaaatattataaaaagatttagtcctttttaataattttagtattaaaggtcttttttaataattaaatctttttaacggtcctttagaataattttcccataaatttttaaattgaacttAAATTCGTAAtagattaatttttaatttatcgaATAAAAAATATAgtagataataaaagaaaaatattgtatGTTGATAGTGTCTGAGAATAATTGAAGCAATAATTTGACCAAATAAGATTTGTTTGTTTGACATGATACACGGATAATTAAGATTGATAATAATGGTAGTCATTATTTGGGGTAGGTCTTTAATCATCAAATTCATGCATCTCGCTACTTTGTATTCTTAACAGGTTTCTTATATATGTCTTTTGGGGAGGCATATCCTTCTAATTAGTTCTAACCCTGTAGGCAAGGCAGGTCCACCACTTAACCACAGGCAAAACCAAGTGCTTGCTTTTCAATTGTTACTCATACTTTCAATTTTTAAACTGCATAATAAACCCTAAATTATTTTTGATATGACATAAATTGAATTCGATATAGCATAAACAGTATGATATAATTAATTAGctaatttttatcaaattttttcataaataaaagaTTAATTTCTCTCtataaaatgtttttttttttgtgacttctcTATAACATGTTTAATTGTTATTGGagaaattgaattgagttatcatGATTAATAGTAAATaactttttagtttaatttaaaaaatcaattaaGTTAATTATAGTAAAATCATTTATTCCAATTACAAAAGTTGAAGTCTCATGTTACAATTTTTTTCTATTCTCCTAAATCACTCGATTCCTGAATCTgtttcagaaaaacaaaaagttagaaaaaaggataaaaagaaataaataaaaattaaataaaattaaatcacgGTGCATTAATCTTATGAAATGTGGAAACTAATGACTATGTTTAGTCTTAATTTGGATATATAAATCAATTATTGTAGAAgaatgataaaagaaaaaaaaacctttgtagaaatatataatagagaTTTGATAATCAAGTTAGATTAAtttagtggttagctcactattTCACTTAATTAAGTATTaagagtttgaattttactttggATATGTAATAACTAATTAATCAGTGATAAATCCTTAAATGGAGTTCTGATTTTCAGGCATAAGAATatagtgaaaaataaaaaaatacaaaaaaaataaattcgatGTATGAACCAAAATATTTAATTTCCTACTAGTACAATTTCCTTCTGATTTGATATATCATCATTAGTTGCATAATTTGTTGTCATCGTATTTGAAATCCTAAAATTTTGTTCTCTTACCATGTGCTATGTTAAGTACGGTGACGAGGAATGAAATTTTTTGTTGCATGGATACATTTATATGCTGCTTATTGATATGAATATGATAGTGCTGGCTCAGAGAAGGCGACGACAGTacaattctttttttatttttatttttttgaaaatagatTTAGGAGTTTGGTgatgtagaaaaaaaaaattgcaaaataGAACTTGTTTGAAAACTCTTATAATTTTGCATAAATAGTTTATCAAAAAATCTAAAAAGTTAATAAGTTAACACTTTGATCAAAATCTAGCCCATTACAAAAAATGTATAATCACACAANNNNNNNNNNNNNNNNNNNNNNNNNNNNNNNNNNNNNNNNNNNNNNNNNNNNNNNNNNNNNNNNNNNNNNNNNNNNNNNNNNNNNNNNNNNNNNNNNNNNNNNNNNNNNNNNNNNNNNNNNNNNNNNNNNNNNNNNNNNNNNNNNNNNNNNNNNNNNNNNNNNNNNNNNNNNNNNNNNNNNNNNNNNNNNNNNNNNNNNNNNNNNNNNNNNNNNNNNNNNNNNNNNNNNNNNNNNNNNNNNNNNNNNNNNNNNNNNNNNNNNNNNNNNNNNNNNNNNNNNNNNNNNNNNNNNNNNNNNNNNNNNNNNNNNNNNNNNNNNNNNNNNNNNNNNNNNNNNNNNNNNNNNNNNNNNNNNNNNNNNNNNNNNNNNNNNNNNNNNNNNNNNNNNNNNNNNNNNNNNNNNNNNNNNNNNNNNNNNNNNNNNNNNNNNNNNNNNNNNNNNNNNNNNNNNNNNNNNNNNNNNNNNNNNNNNNNNNNNNNNNNNNNNNNNNNNNNNNNNNNNNNNNNNNNNNNNNNNNNNNNNNNNNNNNNNNNNNNNNNNNNNNNNNNNNNNNNNNNNNNNNNNNNNNNNNNNNNNNNNNNNNNNNNNNNNNNNNNNNNNNNNNNNNNNNNNNNNNNNNNNNNNNNNNNNNNNNNNNNNNNNNNNNNNNNNNNNNNNNNNNNNNNNNNNNNNNNNNNNNNNNNNNNNNNNNNNNNNNNNNNNNNNNNNNNNNNNNNNNNNNNNNNNNNNNNNNNNNNNNNNNNNNNNNNNNNNNNNNNNNNNNNNNNNNNNNNNNNNNNNNNNNNNNNNNNNNNNNNNNNNNNNNNNNNNNNNNNNNNNNNNNNNNNNNNNNNNNNNNNNNNNNNNNNNNNNNNNNNNNNNNNNNNNNNNNNNNNNNNNNNNNNNNNNNNNNNNNNNNNNNNNNNNNNNNNNNNNNNNNNNNNNNNNNNNNNNNNNNNNNNNNNNNNNNNNNNNNNNNNNNNNNNNNNNNNNNNNNNNNNNNNNNNNNNNNNNNNNNNNNNNNNNNNNNNNNNNNNNNNNNNNNNNNNNNNNNNNNNNNNNNNNNNNNNNNNNNNNNNNNNNNNNNNNNNNNNNNNNNNNNNNNNNNNNNNNNNNNNNNNNNNNNNNNNNNNNNNNNNNNNNNNNNNNNNNNNNNNNNNNNNNNNNNNNNNNNNNNNNNNNNNNNNNNNNNNNNNNNNNNNNNNNNNNNNNNNNNNNNNNNNNNNNNNNNNNNNNNNNNNNNNNNNNNNNNNNNNNNNNNNNNNNNNNNNNNNNNNNNNNNNNNNNNNNNNNNNNNNNNNNNNNNNNNNNNNNNNNNNNNNNNNNNNNNNNATAATGAATAatgaaaatatttgataataaaaaaatattagtaaaaaataattaaaacttatcttatttaatatttattaattgttgtaataattaataaatattaaataaaataaattcttttttttatcctcTCCAATTACCAGTTTAAATAACTGCTGCTTAATGAAGTACAAATATAACTTTGGATTGATCATCAAAACCAGTTTGAGCCAATTCTATTAATTCGTATTGCATCATCAAGTTTATTGAGTGAATGCAATCATTTAAGTTTAACAACCGTCCACCTTATATACACATAAATACAAAAGTATGCGCAATTATTAATCAAGTGTAAATGTGTAGTAATGCAAGTCACATGGACATTAACTTCTACAGGTCTGTTCTTTATCATTTTCCTCTTAGCACACAAGACATGAAATGTTGTCCTCTTCTTTCTACCCTTTTAAGTTGATATTTGGAGTTTGTACGCCATATAATGGttcatttatgtatttttatcTCTTAAGTTAATTTAATGACAACGTTAGTTTATGAAAAAAANAAGAAAAAATTAGCACaagacaaattaaaaaaaatgtctaTATAAAATTTGACACAAACTAAAAAAAGGTTTATGTGATAGAATGtataaaattactaaaagaaAAATGCTAGAGCATCATCTAGTATTTCTTTTACTAAAATATATGACTATTCATATTTCTACTTATTATTTTAAACTTATGAGATACGTAATTTCGTGATAAATTTATACATTAGATAaagataattatttaatttttattttgattgtaaaattgtaaaactttaataaaattatatttgtccCAAAATTATACCTAAGTACCCACTTGAATAGTACATGACAGTATGAAAGGATCATTTACCATTTCTTATTTTGGTGAGGTAGAAAAACTACAAAAGGACTCAAAATCTATAACAAGGGTATCAGCGGAACGAATTCGGTGCATGCCAAAAGGTGCTTTTAATAAAATTAACGCTGGGAGAGAGTACGTCTTTTTCaagttgtattttatttattattttttatataacacaataaataaatataatattataattcAATGATTAaatataagagataaatataaaaaagaaaaaaatagctaaagcattccaattctttttatatataagcatatattatcttcttcttttacGAAAAAATTATCTTAGATTTaggataaataaaattttaacatGAAAATAAGGAGGAAAAagctcttttttttaattatggaaaaaaaaagaagtgtgACCAAAGTTTTCTTAACTTTTCTCTATTTTATTCTGGAGTTTGGGCCTTTTTCCAAACAAACTTCTTTATGAGCCTTTAGCTTTTGTGGATTTTGGAGTCATTTTTGTAAATGATTTTAGATTTTTGGACTTTTGAGATTCTACTAAAAAAGGACTTTTGAGACTGCTTAAAACTCTTTGATTCAATTTATTCACATGTGTGCACATAATTTTTATCATCTTTGATTTActtgtaattcaatggattaaAGAAAGATTTGATCATTCCCATTGttgttaaatattaaaataaaacaaaaactcgAAAAAACgagataataataattattattgaaATGTTTATATCTTTTGTTAAGCTCTTTCTATATATACGAATTTTTCTTATTCATTTGAATAtatgaatataaatatatattcaagtgaataaataatttaatttctaataatttttataaaaaaaaaacaaaaaaaaaaaaaaaaaaagaaaaaattatcaaactcaacataaatcatcatatatatatatatatatcaaatatgTTATCTCCAAAATAATAACGCGCTCTTTATTTTTATCACTAGTTTGAAGGCAAATGATTACTGTTGATAGCATAATTAATTAGGATTACAAAAGTAAGTGCAATCGCAAGACCATCTTTTCAACGTAGCACGGAAACCGCAAGTTCCCTCAGCACCCTTTCCAGGGTACTTTGCAGCACAGGCAAGGTCACACTTGGTGTTATCCGCACACCCTCTGTCTATGAAAAACGAATCTTGGCATTTCTTCAATGGCGGGCACTCGTAGTAACACCAGCAGCGGTTCCTAAAGCCTAGGCTAGGCCCACATATTCCCTCGCCGCCGGGATGTGCCGCCACGCACTTTTGGTTGCAGTCGCTTGTGCAATCCCCAAGAAGATCATCCTTGCATCGGTCACCATCCACCATAACCACAAGAATGCCTGCATACATGCATGTTACATTTTTTTTGTTAGGATTTAAATTCAAATCGTTATCTCATTatcaatttttgtttttcaaaaaatacTACGCACACACTAAAACCAAAACCGACTAAATCAGCTATTATAtttgtaaataaatatatttgttaTTCAAATTGAACAACC is a window encoding:
- the LOC107637710 gene encoding uncharacterized protein LOC107637710, with amino-acid sequence MVNHFSQYTVLLLFTTSSILVVMVDGDRCKDDLLGDCTSDCNQKCVAAHPGGEGICGPSLGFRNRCWCYYECPPLKKCQDSFFIDRGCADNTKCDLACAAKYPGKGAEGTCGFRATLKRWSCDCTYFCNPN